One segment of Stenotrophomonas sp. SAU14A_NAIMI4_8 DNA contains the following:
- a CDS encoding tetratricopeptide repeat protein, translated as MAIDDLLDEHEQSERVRSWLRSNGASIIGGVVIAIGAIAGWQWWQQQQGGKLATANVEYQKALVGLEQNKLDDAAKAVKALEAGPSSIYGDLAALQLAKAQVDAGKNEEALATLRAVKVEGDLQRVVDQRVARLLVATGKSDEAIKLLGSATDSSSLEIHGDALLAQGKRDAAREQYEKALKTLDVAAPQRRLLETKVMDAGGTVAAPAESV; from the coding sequence ATGGCGATCGACGATCTGCTCGACGAGCACGAACAAAGTGAACGCGTCCGCAGCTGGCTGCGGAGCAATGGCGCCAGCATCATCGGTGGCGTAGTCATCGCCATCGGTGCCATTGCCGGCTGGCAGTGGTGGCAGCAGCAACAGGGCGGCAAGCTGGCCACGGCCAATGTCGAATACCAGAAAGCCCTGGTCGGCTTGGAGCAGAACAAGCTGGACGACGCCGCCAAGGCGGTGAAGGCGCTGGAGGCTGGCCCGTCCAGCATCTACGGCGATCTGGCCGCCCTGCAGCTGGCCAAGGCCCAGGTGGATGCGGGCAAGAACGAAGAAGCGCTGGCTACCCTGCGCGCGGTCAAGGTTGAAGGCGACCTGCAGCGCGTGGTCGACCAGCGCGTGGCGCGCCTGCTGGTGGCCACCGGCAAGAGCGATGAGGCCATCAAGCTGCTGGGCAGTGCCACCGACAGCAGCAGCCTGGAAATCCACGGCGATGCGCTGCTGGCCCAGGGCAAGCGCGATGCCGCGCGCGAACAGTATGAGAAGGCGCTGAAAACGCTGGACGTGGCAGCGCCGCAGCGGCGCCTGCTGGAAACCAAGGTTATGGACGCTGGCGGCACCGTCGCCGCCCCTGCGGAGTCGGTTTGA
- the der gene encoding ribosome biogenesis GTPase Der, which yields MLPLVALVGRPNVGKSTIFNALTRTRDALVHDQPGVTRDRNYGVCRLDEDNHFLVVDTGGIAEEEEGLAGATTRQARAAAAEADLILFVVDAREGTSAMDDEILAWLRKLSRPTLLLINKIDGTDEDNVRSEFARYGFGEMLTVSAAHRQGLDDLLDEVIQRLPEEGSGEELDNDPNRIRIAFVGRPNVGKSTLVNRILGEERMIASDVPGTTRDSIAVDLERDGRDYRLIDTAGLRRRSRVDEVVEKFSVVKTMQSIEQCQVAVLMLDATEGVTDQDATVLGAVLDAGRALVIAINKWDGLTEYQREQAETLLSLKLGFVPWAESVRISAKHGSGLRELFRAVHRAHESANKTFTTSEVNKALEVAYETNPPPTIRGHVSKLRYVHPAGSNPPTFIVHGTRLKELQESYKRYLENFFRKRFKLIGTPVSFIFREGTNPYEGKKNVLTERQVKAKRRLMKHVKGK from the coding sequence ATGCTGCCTTTGGTCGCCCTGGTTGGACGGCCGAATGTCGGCAAGTCAACCATTTTCAATGCGTTGACCCGCACCCGTGACGCCCTGGTCCATGACCAGCCCGGCGTCACCCGCGATCGCAACTACGGCGTGTGCCGCCTGGATGAAGACAACCACTTCCTGGTGGTCGACACCGGCGGTATTGCCGAAGAAGAAGAAGGCCTGGCTGGCGCGACCACGCGCCAGGCCCGTGCCGCCGCGGCCGAAGCCGACCTGATCCTGTTCGTGGTGGATGCCCGTGAGGGCACCTCGGCCATGGACGATGAGATCCTGGCCTGGCTGCGCAAGCTCTCGCGCCCGACGCTGCTGCTGATCAACAAGATCGACGGCACCGACGAGGACAATGTGCGTTCGGAATTCGCCCGCTATGGCTTCGGCGAAATGCTGACCGTATCGGCCGCCCATCGCCAGGGTCTGGACGACCTGCTGGACGAAGTGATCCAGCGCCTGCCCGAAGAAGGCAGCGGCGAAGAGCTGGACAACGATCCGAACCGCATCCGCATCGCCTTCGTCGGCCGCCCCAACGTGGGCAAGTCGACCCTGGTGAACCGCATCCTGGGCGAAGAGCGGATGATCGCCTCGGACGTGCCGGGCACCACCCGCGACTCGATCGCGGTGGACCTGGAGCGTGACGGCCGCGACTACCGCCTGATCGACACCGCCGGCCTGCGCCGCCGTTCGCGCGTGGACGAAGTGGTCGAGAAGTTCTCGGTGGTCAAGACCATGCAGTCCATCGAGCAGTGCCAGGTGGCCGTGCTGATGCTGGACGCCACTGAAGGTGTGACCGACCAGGACGCCACCGTGCTGGGCGCCGTGCTTGATGCCGGCCGAGCGCTGGTGATCGCCATCAACAAGTGGGATGGCCTGACCGAGTACCAGCGCGAGCAGGCCGAAACCCTGCTGTCGCTGAAGCTGGGCTTCGTGCCGTGGGCCGAATCGGTGCGCATCTCGGCCAAGCATGGCTCGGGCCTGCGCGAACTGTTCCGCGCCGTGCACCGCGCGCACGAATCGGCGAACAAGACCTTCACCACCAGCGAAGTGAACAAGGCGCTGGAAGTGGCGTACGAGACCAACCCGCCGCCGACCATCCGCGGCCACGTCTCCAAGCTGCGTTACGTGCACCCGGCCGGTTCCAACCCGCCCACCTTCATCGTGCACGGCACGCGCCTGAAGGAGTTGCAGGAATCGTACAAGCGCTACCTGGAAAACTTCTTCCGCAAGCGCTTCAAGCTGATCGGCACCCCGGTGAGCTTCATCTTCCGCGAGGGTACCAACCCGTACGAGGGCAAGAAGAACGTCCTCACCGAGCGGCAG
- the bamB gene encoding outer membrane protein assembly factor BamB — MSQKVMITRVASVLLLGMALSGCSTMKGWFAGKDAAAKKAQEPAELVKFEPTVKVNKAWSVNLGKGEQRIGVRQGPVVANGHVFAAAITGGVHAIDLQTGKKVWTWEPTKEKKKPKLRLSGGPGVGENLVVIGTLDGQVIALDINDGSEKWRARVPNEVIAAPAVANGLVFVRSNDGRVTAFDAGNGTQKWFNPSELPALTVRGNAPVVTGPGVLFIGKDDGAVSALAMQDGRTLWDQSLASGEGRTELERMADVDGAPVLEGNTLFVSSFKNQTMAIEGPTGRPLWARDHGGAGGVAVSSGNVFVTDNKGGVFGLDKTSGAAMWSQTALARRSLTGPALQGDYVVVGDYKGYLHWLQTSDGALAARAKSGGDALLAQPIVADGLLLVQNVDGKLTAFRLAN, encoded by the coding sequence ATGAGTCAGAAGGTCATGATCACGCGCGTCGCTTCCGTGCTGCTGCTCGGTATGGCGCTGTCCGGCTGCAGCACCATGAAGGGCTGGTTCGCCGGTAAGGATGCCGCCGCCAAGAAGGCGCAGGAACCGGCCGAGCTGGTGAAGTTCGAGCCGACCGTGAAGGTCAACAAGGCCTGGTCGGTGAACCTGGGCAAGGGCGAGCAGCGCATCGGCGTGCGCCAGGGCCCGGTGGTGGCCAATGGCCACGTGTTCGCCGCGGCCATTACCGGCGGCGTGCATGCCATCGACCTGCAGACCGGCAAGAAGGTCTGGACCTGGGAACCGACCAAGGAAAAGAAGAAGCCGAAACTGCGCCTGTCCGGCGGCCCCGGCGTGGGTGAAAACCTGGTGGTGATCGGCACGCTGGATGGCCAGGTCATTGCCCTGGACATCAACGATGGCAGCGAAAAGTGGCGCGCCCGCGTGCCCAACGAAGTCATCGCCGCCCCGGCCGTGGCCAACGGCCTGGTGTTCGTGCGCAGCAACGACGGCCGGGTGACCGCCTTCGATGCCGGCAACGGCACCCAGAAGTGGTTCAACCCCAGCGAACTGCCGGCCCTGACCGTGCGCGGCAACGCGCCGGTGGTCACCGGCCCGGGCGTGCTGTTCATCGGCAAGGATGACGGCGCCGTGTCCGCGCTGGCCATGCAGGACGGCCGCACCCTGTGGGACCAGAGCCTGGCCAGCGGCGAAGGCCGTACCGAGCTGGAGCGCATGGCCGACGTCGACGGCGCCCCGGTGCTGGAAGGCAATACGCTGTTCGTCAGCAGCTTCAAGAACCAGACCATGGCCATCGAAGGCCCGACCGGTCGCCCGCTGTGGGCGCGTGACCACGGCGGTGCCGGTGGCGTGGCGGTGTCTTCGGGCAATGTGTTCGTAACCGACAACAAGGGCGGGGTGTTCGGCCTGGACAAGACCAGTGGCGCTGCCATGTGGTCGCAGACCGCACTGGCCCGTCGCTCGCTCACTGGCCCGGCCCTGCAGGGCGATTACGTGGTGGTGGGTGACTACAAGGGATACCTGCACTGGCTGCAGACGTCCGACGGCGCACTGGCGGCGCGGGCCAAGAGCGGCGGTGACGCCCTGCTGGCCCAGCCAATCGTGGCCGACGGATTGCTGCTGGTGCAGAACGTTGATGGCAAGCTGACCGCCTTCCGGTTGGCAAATTAA